The following is a genomic window from Phaseolus vulgaris cultivar G19833 chromosome 6, P. vulgaris v2.0, whole genome shotgun sequence.
AGAAGGAGAGGGTtttgaagagaagaaaaattgcaacaaaatcaaaatattatctGAAGAAAAAAGAAACTGAAAAAAGGGCGGGTGGATTTTGTTTTGGCGGAGGCGGATCGGAGGCAGATCTGGTATAGATGGAGGGAGTTGGGGCCCGACTAGGACGGTCCTCGACTCGGTATGGACCGGCCACGGTGTTCACTGGACCGGTGCGGAAGTGGAAGAAGAAATGGGTCCACGTAGCACCCTCTTCTGCTTCCTCTAATTCCCACACCAATCACAATCACAACCACACTCATTCTTCCAACGCCTCTCATCTTCTCCTCTACAAGTGGACCCCTATCACTCAAAGCCACAACACCACCACCAACAACAACTCCAACAGCGCCACCGCCAACGGTAACGCCAAGGATGTGCCTCCGGAGCAACCCGAAGAACCGCCTCGGAGAAA
Proteins encoded in this region:
- the LOC137832176 gene encoding uncharacterized protein, translating into MEGVGARLGRSSTRYGPATVFTGPVRKWKKKWVHVAPSSASSNSHTNHNHNHTHSSNASHLLLYKWTPITQSHNTTTNNNSNSATANGNAKDVPPEQPEEPPRRKFKYVPVALLEEQRNEAAENEGAEKVDESKPIDADSGAAEPARKNETLDEKPDINDVPMEESQSQYKNQVVRQDLNESTLDLSLGLTSHEDEHDSDSKTNQTRDG